The Tatumella ptyseos genome segment TTTGGTTGACCGTGAGGGAATTGTTACTCGCGCTTTGTGCTAGGTAAGTCATCAGCTCAGCCGTGTGCCCTTCTCTTGCACGCACGATTAATTCGTCGTAAGAACTGCCCTGGGCATCGGAAAGAATAAGTAGCGGAAATACGCATAAATAGGCTGGCCACCTCCTGAATGAGGTCGTTTTATCCCACGAATTACGGTTTATCATCCTTGCCCCCAAATACTCCGCATACACCACGGAATTGTAAAATTTCAATTCAGAAACTCTACTGTGATGAAAGCAAGCATCAATTGAACTTTTACCAATGAGATCCTATTTATTGATAACGAAAATCTATCATTAAATTATGGGTTAAATTTATTTCTTATAGATCAGTCAATTATTCTTAATCGAAGAATTATTGAAATAGTCTCAATATCCCATTACGTGAGGAAATCATTAGAGAATTAAGAGTGGTCTTAAGTTAAAGGGGTTTTAGTTTTAAAATGAGAAAGAAGTTATAAAGTAAAATATTTATATAGGTAGCTAATGTTTACTTTGAGAATAATTAACAGCCTATTTGTTATAAATAAACCAAAGCCTTATTAATTGAACAGATTTTATATCCACGTTAATGATGGAATTTACAGCCAAGAGGTTCTGAGTGAAAATGACAATTACTATTTACCCTCTTCCCCATGTATTTCATCTATAATAAAACCCTTTACTATTTCTACTCAGCCGGAGGAGGGTATATTATAATTTTAGATTATCATCTACGTAGAAAGGACATCTACTTTAAGGCTTATCAAGAAAGACAAGTAAGCAATATTTACTATTAAGGGACAAGATATTTTTACAAATTTAAACGGTATCGTAATCATAAAATTTAACTATTAATAAAGGAAAGTAATAGTAGCTATTAGGAACGGGGAATTATTTTTGAATCGTGACTTTAATCGCTTAATATTTACAAATAAAGTAACTAGCACTGATTGAACCCTACTAAAATTTTAAAATATTCAGGGCGAATCAACCAAAAATCTATTTATGCTGTGACCTAGATACCATACCCATTTTTGATAGCTGGGTCGTAGGTGTCGTCCTTGACAATTTCTCCAGCCGGAACGCGCAAAGCGCGCCCGTTTTATGAGGCTGAGTTATCTTCGTCGTATTCCGGCCAGAGCCGGGCAACGTTAGTGATGTTTTCCGTCGTCGTCCGGGAAAGACGCCATCATCCAGGTCAGTACTGTCTCATCGTGGTTATGGTTTGAAGAAAGACTTTTGAACAAATTAATAGCTCTTTTAATCTCCTCTCCCCTTACCACAGAGCTGGCTTTGTTGGCCATCAAAACAAGTTCTCTTAAAAGGGATACTTGATTGACTTCCTGCTCAGCTCTTATAAGATTGAGTGCTGCCTCTCCGATGATCATTTCTTCCTGATCGTCGTCGTGTGAGAACACTGAATACACCTCCTGATACGAGTTAATGACAACCTCGCTGCTGAGTATAGTCCATAATTGAGAGGGGATTAGAAATTGAGGTAGTTATAGGCTGGTATGTGGTGAAGTAAGTAAAAATTGTCTGATTTATACAAGTTTTGATGGTGTGGATATTATGAATGAGATCTTCCCAATCGAAACCGTAATCACAACTCATTAGCTTTTGCCAAGCAATATGACAAACACATTGCACAGTTATCGCGCCCCCCTAAGACAAATTTATAGATAGTGTCCCTCTGGTTCTGGCGGTTGCTTAGGCTAATTTTTATCCTGGAGAGAGTGCTGTTATCTACGGAAATGGGCGGGCATAAGTTGAAATTAATTATGAATAAAAATGGAAAGACGGGGTCTAGCAGAAGCGGAGATGGTGTCCCCTGCAGGAATCGAACCTGCAACTAGCCCTTAGGAGGGGCTCGTTATATCCATTTAACTAAGGAGACCTCACACGCGAATAGTCTACGTACTGCGAGTCGCGCTGATAATAGCGCGTTTACCGTCAAGCTATCAATCCTTCACAGCGCCATTTTTGGCACTAGCTACTTTTGGAATAAAAAAACACCAACAACAGTACACTTTTCCACCAACTCACCTACGTATCAGCGCATTATCTTGCATAAATATTATGCGCCACTCGTGAAGAAGTCGTACTGACCACAGTGACAATTGATAGAATTTTTTCCGTCGGTGAATGGCGTTTAATAGAATATCGAAACAAATGACGCAACCTATGCGTAAAAGATAAGAGGCTGACAACCGAATATTAAACAATTCTGAAAAGTGAGGGTAAGAACGTCTCATTCCTTAGTCGTTAAAAACCATAACAGTCAATTATTGATTATTTTAACTATCTAAAGCACTACCTTGCTACCTGCTAACATCATTATAGGCTACGTTATATTGATAAAAAATATGTTATTAAGAGGGCCTTTGTTTATTGTCGTCGACAGCGCTCTGAGCACTTCTTTACTTCATCCCAGCACTTTTCCCACTTTTTTCGCCACGAAAACGGACGCCCACACACCACGCAGACCTTAGTTGGAAGTTCGCTTTTTTTCATCAATAGACCTCTATTAACGGAAGTTTCTCTCTATTTCAGTCGCCAAATATAATTGTTCTTTGGCAAAAAAGGAAATATAAAGCGTTTTAAATCTGTTACAGTTCAATGCTCTACGACTACTCTAATAACATAATGGTATAATGAAAACTGTTTACGATAACTACTCATTATGTAATAGTTCTTCACTAAGAAGTATAACCAACATTGATAATATGACTTGATGAAGGGTTATTCTATGCGCAGCAAAAGTAGGATCAATGCACTAATCGGTCTAGCAACCGTTGAATTACTTAGCGCCGATAGCTGTATCTCTAAGAACGATATTTTATATTTTTTGTCGCTACAACGAGATGCTGCCCTTATTAGCCATTATGATTATTGCAGCGTCCGTAATACACTGGATTTAGTTGATAGTCACTAAATTGTCATTTCTCAGGCTAAGCCACTTAAGAGCAAATCACTAGAGTGAATAAGCCATTTATTATTTAATTATAAATGGCAACATAGCGTTAAACCGCGGCTTCACCAAAATATTCGCTCGCCAACTTAGACATCATAATAGTGTCTTGGTAGCGGCCATTTTTCAATGCTGCTTGCCGCTGTGTGCCTTCCACTACGAATCCTAAGCGTTGATACAGCGCAATCGCCGGCTGATTATCGGCGAAAACGCTTAACTCTACGCGTTGTGCTGCTAACCAATTGAAGGCATAATCCAGACCAAACTCGATCAACTGCTGAGCAATGCCGCGACGGGTAAAATGGCTGTCTACAGTAATCCCGAAAGAAACAACATGTCTAAGTCGCACGGCTTTTTCTGTAAAAAGCGTAATGTTTCCTACCACATCCCCATCCAATTCCGCGACAAAACCGATATGTCCAATATTGGGATAATTGAGAATTTTTTGTTCCCAAAGTTCTACTGAGGGGCAAGGCAGTTGCAGTGTATTTTGTTGCGTGGCAGGTTGACCGTAAATCTCAGCCAAACGTACTGCATCTTCTCGAGTCACCGCACGAATCTTAACGCTCATTAGACATCCTCTTAAGAAAATCTAATCTATATCAGAGCGTTAAGTTTCGTACAAGTATTAACATCATTTGCTATTAGAATGAGATAAGGCTAAGCCCGTTTTAAGCGATCAGAAATTTAACGGCCGTTAGGGGTTTCTGGCTCAATCTCATAAGCTTTCTGAACCAATGGATGACGCTTAGCCTCAGTCGTGACTTCTCGAGTCCAGACCTCTTGCATCTGCTGTTGAGTACCTTCTATGATCTCTGCGGGAACGACGTTGCGGTATTGAGTAATTTCACCGCTGACAACACGAGCAATCACATCTGAAACTTGATAAGGATGGAATTGTTCATGAGGGAATGCAATATCCTCATAGTCAAAGACAGTGTCGAGTTTATCTTCCGGCCACCAGTGAGTCCATGCTTCGAACATCCTGTCATTAAAGCCAGTAAGAATAGGTCCGGGATTAACTGTGGCGACTTGTACACCAAACTCCTGCAACTCACTGTTTAATGCCTCAGCAAATCCTTCTAGTGCATGTTTTGATGCAGAGTAAGCGCCAGCGAACGGATCAGTAGTAATGCCCGCGACGGAAGAGATGAAGACAATTTTGCCCTGCTTTTTCTCAATGAATTGACGAGCAAAGTGCTGGGTTAGCAATATCGTTCCGAAAACGTTAACTTCAAATTGTCGGCGGAATTTATCTTCTGGAAGGTCAACCACCGCCCCTCCTTCAGAAATTCCAGCATTATTCACCAATACATCAATCGACCATTGTGCGGCACGTAAGCGATCATTTTCGTCACTAATATCCAGCTTCTCTACCTGAATATTAAGTCCTAGGGAATGAGCTTCATTCTTAAGGGGTTGAATCTGAGCAACAATTTCCGTAGTGGCGATAACATCGTATCCTTGTTTAGCCAATAGGAAGGCGCTTTCACGTCCAAATCCACTGCCCGCACCAGTAATTAATACCGTTTTCTTGCTCATGATCTCTCCTTAAAAGTAAGTTCGACTTAGGCAAATTTAGCCATTGTAGCCGTTCAAAAATCAATCCAACGCTTTTAAGGCTAGTGTAGCTATCGCTATTACGCAACTTGCCGCACAAAGTGGCTTTGTCAGCTACACTTTCAAGGTGGCAGAATATCAGTCCAGTTATTCTGTCTAATTATTACTACGCATCACCAAAATGGGAAAAGAGATGAAGATAAAAAGCTATGCTGCTCCTGCTGCCGGTAAACCTCTAGAATTTTACGAATACGATGCAGCACCACTCGGTGACGAAGAAGTCGAAGTAACCGTTGATTATTGTGGTCTTTGCCATTCCGATTTATCGATGATCGATAACGAATGGGGAATTTCTAACTATCCACTGATTGCGGGTCATGAGGTCTCAGGCCGAGTTTCAGCCTTGGGTGAGAATGCCAAAAATAAAGGTTTAAAGATTGGTCAAGCCGTTGGCATCGGTTGGTCAGCAAAAAGCTGTTTACACTGTGATGCCTGTATTCGCGGTAATCATTCCAATTGTGAATCGGGTACAACACCTACCATTCTGAATCGCGGCGGCTTCGCTGAAAAAATTAGAGCAGACTGGCAGTGGGTCATTCCGTTACCTGAAGCCTTAGATCCAACCCTCGCCGGTCCTTTATTATGTGGCGGGATTACCGTTTTCAAACCACTATTAATGAGCCAAATTAATGCGATGAGCCGCGTTGGGGTCATCGGTATTGGTGGACTAGGGCATCTAGCGGTTAAGTTACTTAAAGCGCTGGGTGCAGAGGTTGTCGCCTTCAGTTCAAACCCAAGCAAGAAAGATTCAATTCTTGAATTAGGCGCTGATGAAGTCGTGAATAGTCGTGATGCAGAAGCATTAAAAGCGCAAGCTGGCCGTTTCGATTTAATTATCAGCACTGTTGCTGTCGATCTGGATTGGAAACCTTACTTCGATGCACTGGCTCCTGAAGGTAAATTCCATACTGTTGGCGCGGTGATGAAGCCTATTCAGGTGGCCGCTTTTGATCTTATTGCAGGCGACAAATCCATTGGTGGATCGTCAACCGGTTCTCCTGGCGAATTACGTTCACTGCTGAAACTGGCCGCGCGCAAGAAAATTACACCAAAAATTGAGACCTTCCCAATGTCCAAAATCAATGATGCTTTAGAGCATCTGCGTGCGGGCAAAGCGAACTTCCGTGTTGTACTTAAGGCCGATTTCTAATTTTATTGAGGATGGGGAGGCATTCTCCCCATCCTACTGCTATCGTCTCTCTCCGCCCCTAACTGCCCTGCTTCAATGAAATTTTCTTTTTCCCAGCATAAGTTACTTGAATTTTATCTCACTTATGTCCACATTAGCCTGTGTCCTTAACTCATTGCTAGTGGTAGATAACTGTGAAAATTGAGCCAATTACTCTTGAACAATGTTTAGATCTCCGCCAACACGTATTATGGCCGGACCGCCCACGGGAATCATTACGTCTAGCGGAAGATAATGACGATACGGCTCGGCATTTTGGCTTATTCGTTCAGGATAAATTAATCAGTTGTGTATCTTTATTCATGACGAATAATGATTGCTGGGTTATTCGTAAATTCGCCACTTTAGAAGAGTATCAATCACGCGGTTACGGCACTCAACTTCTGCAGCAAACCCTAGCCATTGTTGATCAAGCCGGAATCAAAAAAGTCAGCCTTGATAGCCGCCGTACGGCTATTCGTTTCTATCAGAAATCAGGCTTTCAAATTTGTAGCGAACCTTTTATTAAAGATGGCGTGGAATTCGTCAAGATGCAGCGCTACACCGATTTAAGTTTACAGTAGTAAAAGACCACCTTCTTAGAAGGTGGCTTTCGAGAATGCCCCCTGTAAGGGGGCTATTATCACATTCCGCTTACTACTCTAGCAATTCCATCTGCTATTCATGTGTTTGTTCCGCTTTCTCCTGATGCCTAACATACCGCCTGATAATTTCCTCGTTTACCCCAACAGTATCGACAAAGTAGCCACGTGACCAAAAGTAATTACCCCATAGCTTCTTTCTTATAGGTGGGAAACGATTGTACAACCTGATTGCGCTACGGTCTTTCAAATGCCCCATCAGAGTTGATATCGATATTTTCGGTGGAATTATCACAATAAGATGTACATGATCTGGCTGAACGTTTAGCTCCAGAACCTCACAATCTTTTATCCCGCAAAGAATGTAGATTGTTCTGTAAAGCTCTTTGCCCAACTTATCCTTCAAGATCCTGAAACGGTACTTTGGCGTCCATACTATGTGGTATTTACAACGCCAGTAAACATGTGATGAACTTCTGTAAAGTCCCATATCGGTTTTCTCCTTTTTACTTGTGGTGAGTAAGCAGAAATATTCCAACATGGGCATTCTTCAGGCTATAGCCTTACAGGATCAATCACCACCTCCCTAGGAGGTGGTTTAGGGGTGACAATAAAAAAGGGCTCACATTGTGAGCCCTTTTTTTTAGCGGGTCATTCCGGCACTGTGCATTAATAGCCAGAGGATAATGGCTACCCCCCCCAACGCAGCAATACTACCTAGCCAGAGTAGCAACAGCCAACGTAGTTGTGCCAGTTTATCAGAGGGCTTAGAGCCCTCTGATGCTATGCCTTGACGCTTATCCGCCAACTCAGTGATATCCTTCATCTTCAGAAATTTTCCCACGGAAGACGTAGTAGCTCCAGAAGGTGTACATCAAAATTACTGGGATGATTAATAACCCACCAATCAACATAAAGCCTTGGCTTTGTGGAGGGGATGCCGCCTGCCAAATAGAGATAGAAGGTGGGATAATATTCGGCCATACGCTAATACCCAGACCGGTAAAACCGAGGAAAATTAAGCATAAGGTTAATAAGAATGGTGCATAATCAGCACGACGCTTAACAGCCTTCAAGATACCTAATCCACAGATGACTACCAGCACCGGTACGGGTAAGAACCAATAAAGGTTGGGTCGAGTAAACCAACGTTCGGAAATCGCATTGTGTGCCAGCGGCGTCCAAATACTAATAATGGCAATGACAATTAATAGCGCGATGGTCAGTGGCTTGGTTAACCGCGACATTTTGTCGTGCAGGTTATGTTGCGTTTTCATGATCAACCAGCTGCTGCCTAACAACGCGTAAGCCAGTACCAGTCCAACACCACAGAAGAGTGGGAACGGTGCTAACCATCCCATCACATCGCCGGTGAAGACACGTCCGGTAACTTGAATGCCGTTAAGAAGCGTGCCGACCGCGATCCCTTGCATAAAGGTGGCGAGGAAGGATCCAACGATAAAGGCTTTATCCCAGAAAGGTCTGTGATGCTCTGTCGCTTTGAATCGAAACTCGAAAGCTACCCCACGGAAAATTAGGCCAAATAGCATCAAAGTGATAGGGATGGATAACGCATCAGCAATCACGGCGTATGCTAGAGGGAATGCACCGTATAATGCTGCTCCGCCCAAGATTAGCCAGGTTTCGTTACCATCCCATACCGGGGCGACAGTATTGACCATCATGTCACGTTCAACAGGGTCTTTAATGAATGGGAAAATAAGACCAATACCTAGGTCAAAGCCATCCATCACGATATACATCAAAATGGCAAAAATAATGATGGTGAACCAAATAATTGACAGATCGATACCCATGTTATTTTTTCTCCTCTGGTTTCTTAGAGGCATCTACCGCAGATAATGGACGAGCTGGGGTGTGGTGTTGACCTGGACCACCATGGATCTCTTCTCTTCCCTCACCTTCCACTGGACCTTTTTTGATAAGACGGATCAGATACACATATCCAATTCCAAATACTGATGCGTAAACAACAATAAATGCAATTAAACTAAAGGTCATTTGTAGCGCACTGTGAGGTGAAACCGCATCACGCGTACGCAGAACACCGTAAACCACCCAGGGTTGACGACCAATTTCGGTGGTAAACCAACCGGCCAACATTGCGAGTAAACCAGATGGACCCATTAGCAAGGTAAACCATAAGAATGGACGTGAATCGTAGAGACGTTTTTTATAACGCATCCACAAGCTCGCAACGCCTAACAGTATCATCAACATGCCAAGCCCAGCCATTACACGGAAAGACCAGAAGACGATTGTTGAATTAGGACGATCTTCTTTAGGGAAGGTTTTCAGTGCAGGGACTTGCTTATCAAGGCTATGCGTCAGGATCAGACTTCCTAAATAAGGAATTTCCAGCGCATATTTGGTTTTTTCCTGTTTCATGTCTGGAATACCAAACAAAATTAGCGGCGTCGGCTCACCGGGAGGGTTTTCCCAGTGACCTTCAATCGCGGCAATTTTCGCAGGTTGATGCTCAAGCGTATTTAAACCGTGGGCATCGCCTAAGAACGCCTGAATAGGTGAAACAATCAGTGCCATCCATAACGACATTGATAGCATTTTCTTGACTGCAGGCGTTTTATTACCACGTAATAAGTGCCAAGCTGCTGAAGCCCCGACAAAGAACGCTGTTGCCAAGAAGGCTGCGGTGCTCATATGCAACAGACGGAAGGGGAATGAAGGGTTGAATACAATCTGCATCCAGCTCTCTGGTACCACCACACCATTTTGAATACTAAAGCCTTGCGGCGTCTGCATCCAGCTGTTTGAGGCGAGGATCCAAAAGGTAGAGAGAATGGTACCCAATGCAACCATACAGGTTGCGAAAAAGTGCAAGCCAGGGCCTACGCGATTCCAACCAAAAAGCATTACACCAAGGAAGCCAGCCTCTAAGAAGAATGCTGTTAACACCTCGTAGGTTAACATTGGACCGGTGATACTTCCCGCAAATTGGGAAAATCCACTCCAGTTAGTCCCAAACTCATAGGCCATCACTAGCCCAGAAACGACGCCCATACCGAAGTTAACCGCGAACGCTTTAATCCAAAAGTGATACAAATCGCGATAGGTTTCGTTTTTCGTTTTTAACCACAACCCTTCCAGCACGGCGAGAAAACTCGCTAGCCCGATCGTGATCGCCGGAAACAAAATATGGAAAGATACAGTAAATGCAAACTGTAATCTTGCCAGATGAAATGCATCAAGCCCGAACATTGCCACCTCTTACATTACAATTAAAAGACAATTAATGAAATTACTTAACAGTTAAGTAAATCATTTAACACATTGATTTTTATAGAACTATTTTACGCTTATCGTCTAATATGAACAGGATTAATCATAATAATTTAAGAGTTTTTAGGGACGTGACGGTCACCGATGAGTGAACAGTGAAGTAAAAGTAATTAAAGTGTAGCTGGAAAGAAGCAAAAGAGAAGTGAGGGAGGCTGTGGTGTTATCTTAGTGTGAATAATCTCAACAATCCACCCACTCAGGGCGGTCGATAGAGGTTAACTTTTTATTTTATAGTTACATTGGAACCACTGCGTTTTATAACCTGGTAAGTTTGCAGACTCTTCGGATAGAGGGTCTACTTTATCAAAACCTTGTTGCGCGCACCGTTGAGTAATAAAGCGGTTAAGCGCAGCGCGATCGAGCTTATGAGGTTCGTAACGGAATTGATAAGTGTGGGCAACATTATCATGGTCTATTGCGGTAAAGCCCCCCTTTTGTCCTGCTGCACAGCCGCTAACTAGTGCGCCAATACTACACAGTAGACCTATCCGTAAAGCTACCTTATACAATATAAATTCCTCAAATAGATGAAATCAATTTGCCGATAATCTACTGTTATACACAGTATTATCCTTAGCTGTGCTCTATTCGTAATCGGTATAATCTGAATACGGCCTACCCTACCACCATCTGACGAATCAGATTAGCTGCTTTAGGTTGAGGAAATTTGAGGATTGTCTGGTAAAGATCCATCGACATCACACATAACTTTTGATGATCAGTCGCAGTATCTTCTGGCTGGTTCAGTTGTTGTAATTGTTCTCCCCATTGCGGATACAATATTTTTACCACGTCACCCAGTGCTTTATGAGCTTCAGTAATATCGCGGGGTTTATCAGCCCCCTGACTATGCAAGAATAACTGTTCCAGAGCTTGCTGATCCGCTTGATTCATTTGCGGGCTCAGCAAAGTACCGATATTTACGCCACCCGAGACTTGCGGATAAAGAAAACGATAACAGCTCTCAGCTGAGATTTTATTCAATGCCTGCATCTCACTCACCGCAACCGCAATATAGTGAGTTACCGCACTGTCATCTGCCTTCACAATTCGTAGATTCACGAGTGCAGTCAGTTGCCCTCGGACCTCTCCCGTCGCTTGCTCTTGACTATGTCCTTTTGCTATGGATTGGGCAAAAGACTCACTAACCTCTTGCCATAACTGTGGCTCTTGCTGTTTAAGTAATCGATAGCCAGGTAATGCTGCAAAGCGAGCTAACGCCTGCTGCTGTGCAAGCTGACGCGAATCGGCTGAGGAGGGTTTATATCGATGACCGATAACCGCGAGCACGATGATGATGATGAGAAGAAGAGCGACTTTACGCACAATTTTTATCCCTTCAATCTTTCGCCCCCGCTTATCACTCACAGTGATAATTATTATAGAAAGGGCAG includes the following:
- a CDS encoding DUF2256 domain-containing protein, which produces MKKSELPTKVCVVCGRPFSWRKKWEKCWDEVKKCSERCRRQ
- a CDS encoding cytochrome ubiquinol oxidase subunit I; this translates as MFGLDAFHLARLQFAFTVSFHILFPAITIGLASFLAVLEGLWLKTKNETYRDLYHFWIKAFAVNFGMGVVSGLVMAYEFGTNWSGFSQFAGSITGPMLTYEVLTAFFLEAGFLGVMLFGWNRVGPGLHFFATCMVALGTILSTFWILASNSWMQTPQGFSIQNGVVVPESWMQIVFNPSFPFRLLHMSTAAFLATAFFVGASAAWHLLRGNKTPAVKKMLSMSLWMALIVSPIQAFLGDAHGLNTLEHQPAKIAAIEGHWENPPGEPTPLILFGIPDMKQEKTKYALEIPYLGSLILTHSLDKQVPALKTFPKEDRPNSTIVFWSFRVMAGLGMLMILLGVASLWMRYKKRLYDSRPFLWFTLLMGPSGLLAMLAGWFTTEIGRQPWVVYGVLRTRDAVSPHSALQMTFSLIAFIVVYASVFGIGYVYLIRLIKKGPVEGEGREEIHGGPGQHHTPARPLSAVDASKKPEEKK
- a CDS encoding SDR family oxidoreductase is translated as MSKKTVLITGAGSGFGRESAFLLAKQGYDVIATTEIVAQIQPLKNEAHSLGLNIQVEKLDISDENDRLRAAQWSIDVLVNNAGISEGGAVVDLPEDKFRRQFEVNVFGTILLTQHFARQFIEKKQGKIVFISSVAGITTDPFAGAYSASKHALEGFAEALNSELQEFGVQVATVNPGPILTGFNDRMFEAWTHWWPEDKLDTVFDYEDIAFPHEQFHPYQVSDVIARVVSGEITQYRNVVPAEIIEGTQQQMQEVWTREVTTEAKRHPLVQKAYEIEPETPNGR
- the ahr gene encoding NADPH-dependent aldehyde reductase Ahr gives rise to the protein MKIKSYAAPAAGKPLEFYEYDAAPLGDEEVEVTVDYCGLCHSDLSMIDNEWGISNYPLIAGHEVSGRVSALGENAKNKGLKIGQAVGIGWSAKSCLHCDACIRGNHSNCESGTTPTILNRGGFAEKIRADWQWVIPLPEALDPTLAGPLLCGGITVFKPLLMSQINAMSRVGVIGIGGLGHLAVKLLKALGAEVVAFSSNPSKKDSILELGADEVVNSRDAEALKAQAGRFDLIISTVAVDLDWKPYFDALAPEGKFHTVGAVMKPIQVAAFDLIAGDKSIGGSSTGSPGELRSLLKLAARKKITPKIETFPMSKINDALEHLRAGKANFRVVLKADF
- a CDS encoding GNAT family N-acetyltransferase, coding for MSVKIRAVTREDAVRLAEIYGQPATQQNTLQLPCPSVELWEQKILNYPNIGHIGFVAELDGDVVGNITLFTEKAVRLRHVVSFGITVDSHFTRRGIAQQLIEFGLDYAFNWLAAQRVELSVFADNQPAIALYQRLGFVVEGTQRQAALKNGRYQDTIMMSKLASEYFGEAAV
- the tnpA gene encoding IS200/IS605 family transposase, giving the protein MGLYRSSSHVYWRCKYHIVWTPKYRFRILKDKLGKELYRTIYILCGIKDCEVLELNVQPDHVHLIVIIPPKISISTLMGHLKDRSAIRLYNRFPPIRKKLWGNYFWSRGYFVDTVGVNEEIIRRYVRHQEKAEQTHE
- the cydB gene encoding cytochrome d ubiquinol oxidase subunit II, producing MGIDLSIIWFTIIIFAILMYIVMDGFDLGIGLIFPFIKDPVERDMMVNTVAPVWDGNETWLILGGAALYGAFPLAYAVIADALSIPITLMLFGLIFRGVAFEFRFKATEHHRPFWDKAFIVGSFLATFMQGIAVGTLLNGIQVTGRVFTGDVMGWLAPFPLFCGVGLVLAYALLGSSWLIMKTQHNLHDKMSRLTKPLTIALLIVIAIISIWTPLAHNAISERWFTRPNLYWFLPVPVLVVICGLGILKAVKRRADYAPFLLTLCLIFLGFTGLGISVWPNIIPPSISIWQAASPPQSQGFMLIGGLLIIPVILMYTFWSYYVFRGKISEDEGYH
- a CDS encoding DUF2474 family protein; protein product: MKDITELADKRQGIASEGSKPSDKLAQLRWLLLLWLGSIAALGGVAIILWLLMHSAGMTR
- a CDS encoding GNAT family N-acetyltransferase, with the translated sequence MKIEPITLEQCLDLRQHVLWPDRPRESLRLAEDNDDTARHFGLFVQDKLISCVSLFMTNNDCWVIRKFATLEEYQSRGYGTQLLQQTLAIVDQAGIKKVSLDSRRTAIRFYQKSGFQICSEPFIKDGVEFVKMQRYTDLSLQ